GATGCCAACGCCCTGCGCCATTCGGTGGCCGAGGACGTGCAGGGCATGATCCTGGCCACCCTGGTGGCCTCGCTGGGCCTGGCGATCTTCGCCAAGGGCGGGCTGATGATCGGCGGCATGGCCGGCCTGGCGTTCCTGGCCCACTATGCGTTCGGCTGGAATTTCGGCCTGGTGTTCGTGCTGGTCAACCTGCCGTTCTACTGGGTGGCGGTGCGGCGCATGGGCTGGGAATTCACCCTGAAGACCTTCGCGGCGGTCACCGCCTGCGGCGTGCTGACCGACCTGCTGCCGCGCTGGGCCGATTTCGCCCACATGAGCTCGCTGTATTCGGCGCTGGTGGGCGGCGCGCTGGCCGGGCTGGGCATCCTGTTCTACATCCGCCACCGCGCCAGCCTGGGCGGCATCGGCATCCTGGCGGTATACCTGCAGCGCACCCGTGGCTGGAGCGCGGGCAAGGTGCAGATGTCGTTCGACACGCTGCTGATGGGCGTGGCGTTCTTCGTGCTTTCGCCGGACAAAGTGATGTATTCGGCGATCGGCGCGGTGGTGCTGAGCCTGGTGCTGATGTTCAACCATCGGCCCGGCCGCTACATGGGCGTCTGAGGGTTTACCCGGTTTTCTTGAGTTTCTGCAGGCGTTTGTATACCGGGCAATCCGGGCTGTGCGCGCCGGGCAGGTAGCCCAGGCTCATCAGGAATTCGCCGGTGATCTCGCCGCCGGTGAAGCGGAATGTCTTCTTGAACAGCTTCACCCACTCGGCCTTGTCGCGCGGGTGGTGCGCATCCAGCCATGCCGCGAAGCTGCCGTGGCTGGCGCGCAGCTGCTGGATCACCTGGGCGTTGTGGATCGCCGCGTGCACCTTGAGCCGGTTGCGGATGATGCCCGCATCGTTGAGCAGGCGTTCCACGTCGCGCTCGCCATAGCCGGCCACGGTATCCACATCGAACTGGCTGTAGGCCGCGCGGAACCCTTCGCGCTTCTTCAGGATGGTTTCCCAGCTCAGCCCGGCCTGGTTGATTTCCAGCAGCAGGCGCTCGAACAGCTCGCGTTCGTCGCGCTGCGGGAAGCCATATTCGTGGTCATGGTAATGACCGTGCACCGGATGGCCCGGTGCGATGAGGCAGTAGCCGCTCATGGGGTGTCGTCTTCAACGGGAGGTTGTTCGATGCCCAGTCTAGGCCCATCGCCGAGCGACAGTTGCGGCCAGCGTGCTGGATGGATCGTCAGGTTACCCCGCAGCAGCGGGTCGTACGCCGGGTCGCCGCGGTATTCGGAGGGCATCGGGAACTCGATCTTGCCGGCATCGGTCCAGTCCTTGCCATCGCGCGCGTGCAGGCGGCATACCGCGCCACCCCACGAGGGCTCGTGGCACAACAGCATCTCGTCCACGCCATCGCCATCCAGGTCGCGGCGCAGTGCCACGCAGACCTCGTCCATTTCCAGGCAGCTGCTGACGTTCACGGTCCCGGCCAGCAACGCCTGCCACCAGTCCGAGTCTGGCGCCGGGCTGCTCTTGGCCAGTTTCAGCTGCTGCTGCAGCACCTTGAGGTCTTTGATGGCGTCGCTGTAGTTCCCATAACGGACTTGCCGCGCGTCCACGCTCAGGACATTGGCGATCAGGGTGCTTGCACGCGGATCGTCGCGGAAGCGCGGGTCCTGCTGCAGTTCCTTCAGCACCTCGGCGCCGCGCCGGCCATAGCCGAAGCGCAGATCGGTGGCGTCTTCGCCCTTGATTGCCGGCGCGGTTGCCTGCAGCCGGGCCATCTGGCTGGCCAGGCTGATCCGGATCGGGTCCAGCACCGGCGTATTGGCCAGCACCGCCGCACCCAGCACCACCCAGCACATCCAGCGGTTGACCGGTTCGATCCGCTGCAGCCAGCGCCCGCGCCTGCGCACTGCGGCCAGCGCATAACCCACCGCGTAACCGCACACCAGCAGCGCCGCCAGCAGCGCCCAGAAGCGCTCCAGGGTGACCCCGTACTGGCTGATGCGCAGGCCCATTGCATACAGCGCCAGCGCCGCATACACCGGCAGCGTGAGCAGGCTGGCCTCGACCAGCCGGCGCAGCCACGCCGGGTAGGGCGGCAGCTCGCTTTCATGCTGGTACACCGCGTTGCTGAAGACGATCAGCAGCAGCACCAGAGTCAGCAGTACCGTGGCTGCCGAGCGCGTGCGCCACAGCGGCTCCAGCCCGGTGAAGGGCAGGCAGACCACGAAGATCACCGCGATGAACGCCAGCAGCGGCAGCAGGCCGCGCGCCACGGCAAACAGCACCTGGCGGATGACCTGGATGGCCCGGTCCTGGGTGCGCCCGATCAGCACGCCGAACCCGAACAGCATGCCAGTGGCCAGCGCGATGAAGGCTTTTTCGCGGAACAGGTCGCGGAAGAAGTGGATGTCCACCAGGTTGAACAGCGCCGCCCACAGCCACAGCAGCATCCAGGTCAGCCCAGTGAAGCCCAGTGCCAGCGCAAGGGTCAGCCCGTTCTGCCAGGCGCGCTCGAACAGGGCTGCGTAGGTGGCGCGCCAGTGTCCGTGCTGCAGCCGGAACTGCCACCACGGCAGCGCGACGAACACCGCGACGGCCACGCACACGGAGAACGGCAGCAGCAGCGGTGCCTGGCGCAGGTCGTCGGGCGTTCCGCCCAGGTTCCAGCCGATCCATCCGGCCATCGCCAGCACCAGGGCCGAGGCCAGCGCCGCGTGCAGCCACAGGCGGCGGTCGCGCAGGTCCACCAGGGTCAGCGCAACGGCGGTGGGGACGCTCAGCACCCAGGTGTACCAGCACAGGCGCGTGGCGAATGCCTGGAACGGCCCGTGGTCGGCCGCTTCCTGCACCGCGTACAGCATCAGGCCCTGCAACAGCGCGATCAGCACGATGGCGGCGCGCGAGGCAGGGGAAAGGGATGGCTGCGGGTTCATCGTGCTCTCCGTTGCGTACACACGTCCATGACTGCACGCATCGTAGCCGAGGCTCACGCCCGTGTGAGGATGCAGCGGGTAGAATGGGCCCATGTCCACGTTGCCTACCTCCCTTGCCGATCACCTGCTGGTTGCGCTGCCGTCGCTGACCGATCCGACCTTCGCGCGCACCGTAAGCCTGATCTGCCAGCACGACGAGAACGGTGCCATGGGCGTGCTGGTCAACCAGCCGTCCGAGTACACGCTGGGCGATGTGCTGGCGCAGATGGAGATCCAGACCGACGACCTCGTCCTGCGCGACCAGGTGGTGCTCAACGGCGGCCCGGTGCATCCCGAGCGTGGCTTCGTCATCCATGACGATGCTCGTGCGTGGGAGTCGAGCCTGCAGGTGGGCGAGGGCGTGTACCTGACCACCTCGCGCGACATCCTCGAAGCCATGGCCCGCGGCGAAGGCCCGCGCAATGTGCTGGTCACGCTGGGCTGTGCCGGCTGGACCGAGGGCCAGCTGGAAGGCGAGATCGCCGACAACAGCTGGCTGACCGTGCCGGCCGATGCCGAACTGCTGTTCGCCACGCCGCTGGAGCAGCGCTGGCAGGGCGCCGCCGCACGGATCGGGGTGGACCTGTTCCGGCTGACGGACTACAGCGGCAATGTCTGAGCCGGCCACCATCCGCCGCGACGGCACCGTGCTCGGCTTCGATGTCGGCTCGCGCCGGATCGGGGTGGCGATCGGCAGTTCCTTCGGCACCCATGCCCGCGCCATCGCCGTGGTGGACGTGCACGGCAACGGCCCGGACTGGACCGCGGTCGAACGCCTGATCAAGGAATGGCGGCCCGATGGCCTGGTGGTGGGCGACCCGCTCACCCTGGATGGCCAGGACCAACCCAACCGCAAGCGCGCGCAGGGCTTTGCCCGCCAGCTGCGGGAACGTTTCAAGCTGCCGGTGGTGCTGATCGACGAGCGTTCCAGCTCGGTCGAAGCGGCCCGCCGGTTCGCCGTCGAGCGCGCCGAAGGCCGCAAGCGGCGCCGCGATGCGGCCACGCTGGATGCGGTGGCCGCCGCGGTGATCATCGAACGCTGGCTGTCCTCGCCGGACGATGCCACCCCCGTTTCCTGACCCCCAGACCCTGCCCATGACCGCCTCGCAACTCGATTCCGACGGACGCCTGCGCCACCTGCTGACCCTGGAAGGTCTGCCCCGCGAAACCCTGCTGCAGCTGCTCGACCGCGCCGGCCAGATCCGCGATGCGGCGGTCGGCCGGGTCGGCAACAAGCGCCACGTGCTGGGCGGTTCGGCGGTGTGCACACTGTTCTTCGAACCCTCCACCCGCACCCGCAGCTCGTTCCAGCTGGCGGCGCAGCGGCTGGGCGCGGACGTGCTGAACTTCGACGCCTCCACCTCGTCTACGCGCAAGGGCGAAACCGCCTGCGACACGTTGAAGAACCTGGAAGCGATGGGCGTGCGTGGCTTCGTGGTGCGTCACCCGGATGACGGTGCCGTGGCCGAGCTGGCCGCCGCGGCGGGCGAGGGCACCGCGCTGATCAATGCCGGCGACGGCCGCAGCGCGCACCCGACCCAGGGCCTGCTGGACATGCTGACCCTGCGCCAGGCCAAGGGCGGTGATTTCTCGAAGATGAAGGTGGTGATCGTCGGCGACGTGAAGCACTCACGCGTGGCCCGCACCGACCTGCATGCCCTGCGCACACTGGGCGTGGGCGAGATCCGCGTGTGCGGCCCGCAGTCGCTGCTGCCGGACGATGACACGCTGAAGGGCTGCATCGTCGGCCAGGATTTCGATCAGATGCTGGAAGGCGTGGATGCGCTGATGATGCTGCGCCTGCAGCGTGAGCGCATGGAAGAAGGCCTGGTGCCGTCGATCGAGCAGTACCACGCCGAATACGGTTTGAACGCCGCGCGCCTGAAGCGCGCCGGCCAGGACGCGGCCGTGCTGCACCCGGGCCCGATCAACCGTGGCGTGGAAGTCACCGACGACGTGGCCGACGGCCCGCAGTCGTGGGTGCTGCGCCAGGTGGCCAACGGCGTGGCGGTGCGCATGGCCGTGCTGGAAACGTTGTTGGGGTGATGGGGGCCGCGTCGGATCGTGTGAACGTTGGACGGAATACGGGGGCGGTGTGTTTCCGGCTTCGGATGTTTGGGCCGCGCTGCGCGCGGTTTCCGGCCAACGGCCGGGGCTACGAATTTTTACGGACCCATTGGGATTGGGATCAATCAACCGTGGGCTGCGGATCGTGTGAACGTTGGACGGAATACGGGGGCGGTGTGTTTCCGGCTTCGGATGCTTGGGCCGCGCTGCGCGCGGTTTCCGGCCAACGGCCGGGGCTACGAATTTTTACGGACCCATTGGGATTGGGATCAATCAACCGTGGGCTGCGGATGGATGTGGCGTCGCCATCGACGCGTTTGTCGGTAGCGCCGGCCGTTGGCCGGAACGCAATGCTGGACGATGCCTATAGCGGCCAACGACACCATGCATGTTTGTAGTCGCCGATGTTCGCGGTGATTCCCGCGCGTATCGGGTTGCCAACGATGTAGTGCGCGTGGCGTAACAAGGCTTCGTCGGCACGCACCGCATGATCGAAGAATCCGGGTTGCCACACCTTGCCCTGTCTACCCTTCAGGCGGTTAAGCGACAGCGCGCTGGAAGATTTGAAGCGCCGCGCGACGTACGCAAGTGAATGCGAGCGCAGTTCAAACATCCAGTGAATGTGGTCGGGCATGACGACCCATGCCAGGGTGTGGGTGCATCGGCTCCGGTCCATCTGTCGAAGCTGATTGACCACGATCTCTGCGGCTTCAGGATCATCAAACCAACGGGATTGCCCGGCACAACGCGTCGTCATGACGTAAACCTGCCCGACAATGCTGCGGCGCCCAAGACGTAGACGATGGCTGCTCATCCTCCCATCCTCGGCGGATGGGGCGTAGTGGTGATTCAGGGAAATGCCGACATACACATCGGCCGTTACCGTCATGGAGTGTAGGTAGCCATACGAAGGCCGGCCAACGGCCGGCGCTACCGGACTGTGGCTTTTGGTCGATTGACCCTAATCCCAATGGGCCCGTAAATATTCGTAGCCCCGGCCGTTGGCCGGACACCGCGCGCAGCGCGGCCCAAGCATCCGAAGGCGGCATCATCACCGCCACCGATAATCCATCCGGCGTTTAAACGATCCGAAGCCCACGTTTGATTGACCCCAATCCCAATGGGCCCGTAAAAATTCGTAGCCCCGGCCGTTGGCCGGACACCGCGCGCAGCGCGGCCCAAGCATCCGAAGGCGGCATCATCACCGCCACCGATAATCCATCCGGCGTTTACACGATCCGAAGCCCACGGTCGATTGCTCCCAATCCCAATGGGCCCATAAAAATTCGTAGCCCCGGCCGTTGGCCGGACACCGCGCGCAGCGCGGCCCAAGCATCCGAAGGCGGCATCATCACCGCCACCGATAATCCATCCGGCGTTTACACGATCCGAAGCCACCCACCAGACGTCCATGACCCCGGATCGAAAAGCAGCCGGCCAACGGCCGGCGCTACCGCTTCTGCGCGAACAGCCATTCCCACATCGCCGCGTCCGCGTACGTTGCATCCCACGCGTTGTGGTTGCCCTGCGGGTACTCGGTGTAGCGCACGTCGCCGGCGCCGGTCGCATCGAACGCGGCCTTCAATTTTCTGTCGTCGGCGGGCAGCACCACATCGTCCATTGCCCCATGGAACATCCAGATCGGCGTGGCCTTGAGGCGCTCGGCGATGGCGGCATAGGGATCGGCTTCGTTCGCCACGGACTCCACGAACAATGACGCCCGCACCGCGCGCGGCGCCAGCACCGCGCCGCACACCGGCACGATCGCGGCGAAACGGGTGGGGTGTTCCAGCGCGATGTTCCAGCTGCCGTAGCCGCCCATCGACATGCCGGTGAGGTACTGCCGCGCAGGATCGGCACCGAATTCGGCGATGGTGGCATCCAGCGCGGCCAGCGCGATGCGGTTGTTGATGCCCGACCATTCCTGGTCTTCCGGCGCCTGTGGCAGTACCACCAGTGCCGGGAAGTCGCGCGCGTGGTCGCGCAGGTGCGGGCCCAGCCCGGCGGTGGTCTGGCGATGGCCGTCACTGCCACGCTCGCCCGACCCATGCAGGAACAACACCACGGGCAACGCGCTGCGCTGCGCCTTGGCATCGCGCGGCACGAATACCTGGTAGCGCGACACCCGCCCGTCCACGGTGACGCTGCGCTCAACGAAGTGCCCCTTGTCCGCAACGCGGGTCGTGGCACAGCCGCTCATGACGAGCACCGCCACCACCCACATCCACCACGCCGCGCGCTGTCGTGCCATTGTCTTTCCTCGGCTGAAATCGTTTTCAGTCTAGGCGCGGACGTCGGCGCAGGCATCTTGCAGTGCATCAGTCCGGGCGCGGCACCGAAGCCAGGATCTCCAGCTGTTCGATCGCCTCGGGGTGGCCCTCGGCGGCAGCGGCCTGCACCTGGGCCAGGCTGGGGTGGACCACCAGCAGGATGGGGTTCTCGCACTGCGGGCAATCGAACTCAGCCTCGTCCTCGTGCAGTTCCATGCTCATCTGGCGCGAGGTCCCCTGCCATTCGCAGGCGGGGCAGGTGTGGGTCTGGTCGCGCCAGCCGGCAGCGAAGTAGTTGTCGAGGGTCAGGGCCATGTCGGTGAACCGGTCAGTGCAGCAGGATCAGGGTGGCCAGGCCGAGGAAGCTGAAGAAGCCCATGACGTCGGTGACCGCAGTGACGACCACGGTGCCGGCCACGGCCGGGTCCACGTTCATGCGCTTGAGCAGCAGCGGCAGCAGCACCCCGGCCAGCGCCGCGGCACAGAAGTTGATGATCAGCGCCAGGGTGATCACCAGCGACAGCAGGAAGCTGTGGAACCACAGGTAGGCGATGATGCCGACCACGGTGCCGATCAGGGTGCCGTTGATCAGCGCCACCCGCGATTCCTTCCACAGCAGGATGCGCGCGTTGCTCTGGCCCACCTGGCCCAGCGCGATGCCGCGCACCATCAGGGTCAGCACCTGCACCGCCGCGTTGCCGCCGACGCCGGCCACGATCGGCATCAGCACCGCCAGCGCAACCACCTTCTGCAGGGTCAGCTCGAACTGGCCGATCACCGTGGCCGCCAGGAAGGCGGTGCACAGGTTGATGCCCAGCCACACCACGCGGCCGCGCACGGCGCGCTTGATCGGCGAGAACAGGTCTTCTTCTTCGTCCAGGCCGGCCGCGCCCAAGGCCTGGTGCTCGGCCTGCGAACGGATGATGTCGACCACGTCATCGATGGTGATGCGGCCGAGCAGGATGTTGTTGTCGTCCACCACCGGCGCAGACACCCAGTCATGGTCGGAGAACTGCCGGGCTACTTCGTCCGCGCTTTCGCCGACGTCGATGGCCGGCTGCTCGTCGTCGATCAAGCGGTTGATCGGGGTGCTGTCCTCGTGGGTCACCAGCGAGGCCAGCGACAGCCGGCCCAGGTACTGGTGGCGGCGGCTGACCACGAACAGGTGGTCGGTGTGGTCGGGCAGTTCGCCGCGCAGGCGCAGGTAGCGCAGCACCACGTCCACGTTGACGTCGGCGCGCACGGTCACCACGTCCGGGTTCATCAGGCGGCCGGCGCTGTCCTCGGGGTAGGACAGGACCTGCTCGAGCCGCTCGCGGTTCTCGCGGTCCATCGACTTGAGCACTTCGTCGATGACCGTATCGGGCAGGTCTTCGACCAGGTCGGCCAGGTCATCGATGTCCAGGTCTTCGACCGCGGCGATGATTTCGTCCGGGTCCATGTCGGCCAGCAGGCTTTCGCGCACTTCCTCGCCGACGTGGACCAGCACCTCGCCATCGTCTTCCGGGTCGACCAGCCCCCACACCACTTCGCGCTTGCCCGGCGGCAGCGATTCCAGCAGGTTGCCGATCTCGGCCGGCGCCAGCGTATTGACCAGCCGGCGCACCGGACCCAGCCGCCCGCTGTCCAGTGCATCGGACAACAGTCGCAACTGGCGCGCCGTCTTGTCGTGGCGTACGGCTTCGGCCATGCACAGCTCCCGCGGCAAAAGAAAAAAGGCCGCTATCCCGGACAGGATGCGGCAGAGGGGGTGGTCACCGCGTCATTATCGCTTGGATGCATGACAAACCGGTAGGTCAGCGCGTCACGACCAACGGTCGTGACCTGCCGGGCTGTTCATTGGTTTGTGTCGATCCAGCGCTCGATGCTGCGCCGGTCGCGTGCGGCCAGCAGCTTTGGTGCTGCGGCCTGCAGTTCGGACAGATCGCTGTCGCGCACCGCGCGCCGCACCTCCAGCAGCGTGCCGGGGTGCAGGCTGAACTCGGTCAGGCCGAGCGCGAGCAGCATACGGGTCATGCGCGGGTCGCCGGCAATCTCGCCGCACACCGCCACCGGCACCTCGTGTTCGCGGCCGGTGCGCAGGATGTGCGCCAGCAGGCGCAGCACCGCCGGGTGCAGTGGCGAATACAGCTCGCCCACCGCTTCATTGTTGCGGTCGGCGGCGAGCAGGTACTGCACCAGATCATTGGTGCCGATCGACAGGAAGTCGACCAGGTCGATGAAACTTTCCAGCGCGATCGCCGCAGCCGGTACTTCGATCATCGCCCCGAACGGGATGTGCTCGGCCACTTCGTGGCCCTCGGCGCGCAGCAGCTCGGCCTGCTTGTTCAACCGCCGCCGGACCGCCAGCAGCTCCTCGCGGGTGCTGACCATCGGCAGCAGGATGCGCAGCTTGCCGTAGGCCGACGCCCGCAGGATCGCACGCAGCTGGGTATCGGCCACCTTCGGCCGGGCCAGCGACAGGCGCACGCCGCGCAGGCCCAGTGCGGGGTTTTCTTCGTTGCTCAGGGTCAGGCCGGTGCGGTCGGCCTTGTCCGCGCCCAGGTCCAGGGTGCGGATGGTCACCGGTCGCCCGCTCATGCCGAGCGCCGCATCGCGGTAGGTTTCGAACTGCTCCTGTTCGTCGGGCAGCTCATCGCGCTGCAGGAACAGGAATTCGGTGCGGTACAGGCCGAGCCCGTGCGCGCCCAGCGCATGCGCCTCGGTGACGTCTTCGCGCGATTCGGCGTTGGCCAGCAGCGCGATCTCCACCTTGTCGCGGGTGCGGCTGGGCTTGCTGCGCAGGCGGCCCAGCTCGCGCTGTTCGCGCGCCTGGTCGCGCAGGCGGGCGCGGTAATCGCGCAGGTCCGGCGGCAGCGGGTTGACGGTGATCTGGCCGGTGCTGCCGTCGATGCCCAGCACGTCGCCATCGGAAATCTTCTGCAGCAGGTTGGGGACGTTGACGATCAGCGGCAGGTGCAGGCTGCGGGCCAGGATCGCGCTGTGCGAGAGCGCGCTGCCCGCGGCGGTGACGATGCCGACCACGCCGTGCGCCTGCAGCTGGGCCAGCTCGGAAGGCGCGATGTTGTCGCAGACCAGGATTTCACCGGCCAGCCCCTTCACGTCCGGCGGGCGTTTTTGCAGGAAGGCATGGATGCGGCCGATCACATGGTCCAGGTCGTCCATGCGACTCTTCAGGTAGGCATCGTCCATGCCATCGAAGACCTTGGCCAGGCGGTCGCGCTGGACGCGCAGCGCATACCCGGCGCTGTACGGGCCGCTGCGGATCAGCTCGTCCAGGCCGAACAGCAGTTCGGGGTCGTCCAGCAGCAGCGCATGCAGGTCGAGGAATTCGCCCACTTCCTGGTTCAGCGCACCCTGCAGGCGCTGGCGCAGGTCGTGCATTTCGGCGCGGGCTGCGTCCACCGCCAGGTGCAGGCGCTGCAGTTCGGCTGCCACTTGGGCCGGGGCGATGCGCTGTTCGGCGACTTCCAGGGCATGCGGCAGGCGCACCCGGGCGCGGCCGAGGGCATTGCCACGCGAGGCCCCGTGCCCGGCCAGCAGCAGGGCACCGGACGCGGTCCGTGCCGGTGTGCTGGAACCCGGTCGCGACGGTGGCCCCGGCATGCTCAGCTGTCCTCGTCGAAGCGTCGCTCGAACAGGGCCACCACTTCGTCCATGGCAGCCGCTTCGTCTTCGCCGTCGATGCGCACGGTGACCGGGGTGCCCTGGCCGGCGGCCAGCAGCATCACGCCCATGATGCTCTTGGCGTTGATCTCACGGCCTTTGGCGGCCATGGTCACGTTGCAGCGGAAGGGCGCCAGCACCTGCACCAGCTTTGCAGTGGCGCGGGCATGCAGGCCCAGGCGGTTGGATACGGTGAGTTCACGTTCAAGCATCGTCGACAATCGCTCCATTGCGAGTGCCCGCCGCCGCAGTGGCGGGCAGTTGATCCAGTCCCTGTTCCGGATAATTCATCACTCGCAACAACATCGGCAGGCTCAGCGCCGAGACCCGGCGTGCCGGGGTGCCCAGGCGGGCCAGCTGCGCTGCCAGATTGCTCGGGCTGGCGCCATACAGATCGGTCAGGATCAAAACGCCCTCACCGCTGTCCACGCGCCGCAGGGCGGCCGAGGCAAGCGGGAGCAGGGCATCCATGTCTGCGTCGAACGGTACTTCGAAAGCTTCGGTCTTCAGCGGCAGGTGCCGCAGGAGTCGGGTCGCCACGTCCAGCAGGGACGTACCGACGCCGGGATGCGTTACAAGGAGAATGCCACAGGTCATTGTCGAACGTTAACATCCCAACATGAATTGGGGATACACCACGGTAGCAACGGACCGTTGGTCCGTTGGCTTTGATCAATCCAGTTCGCGGTGGAACGTAGCCACTTCTGGCCAGCCCTGGTCGCGCGCGTGCCGGGCCAGGCGTTCGGCCAGGTACACCGAACGGTGCTTGCCGCCGGTGCAGCCGAAGGCCACGGTGACGTAGCTGCGGGTGTCGTTGCCCAGGCGGGGCAGCCAGGTATCCAGGAAGTCGATCAGCTGGTCCACGTACTTCTGCACGTCCGGCTGGGTGTCCAGGTACTCGCGCACCGGTGCTTCGCGCCCGGACATCGGCCGCAGCTCCGGGTTCCAGTGCGGGTTGGGCAGTACCCGGGCGTCGAACACGAAGTCGGCCTCGGCCGGGACGCCGCGCTTGTAGGCGAACGATTCGAACAGCAGCGAGAGCTTGTTGCCGTGGCTGAGCGCGAACTCGGTCACCACCTTGCGGCGCAGCTGGTGCACGTTGAGGGTGGTGGTGTCGATCACCGCGTCGGCGGCGCGGCGCAGCGGGGCGGTCAGTTCGCGCTCGCGCGCGATCGCTTCGGGCAGCGACAGGCCCAGCTGGCTCAGCGGGTGTCGGCGGCGGGTGTCGGCGTAGCGCTTGAGCAGCGCTTCATCGGTGGCATCGAAGAACAGCAGCTGCGCGTCCAGCCCGGCCGCCTGGGCGTCTTCGCGCCAGTGCGACAGCTGGCTCAGGTCGCTCTGGCCGCGTACGTCGATGCCCACGGCCAGGCGGCGCGGGGCGTCGGCATCGTGGCCGGCCAGCAGGCTGCGCACGAAGTCGGGCAGCAGGTTGATCGGCAGGTTGTCCGAGCAGTAGTAGTCGAGATCTTCGAAGGTCTTCAGCGCCACCGTCTTGCCGGAGCCGGACAGCCCGCTGACGATGATCAGGGTGGCGGCGGTGGGTTCGACGGCGGCGTTCATGGGGTACGGCGTTCCAGCAGGTTGCTGTGGCGGGCGATGAACATCGCGGCCGGGTCGATGCCCTTGGTGCGCAGGATGTGCAGTCGGGTGGCCGCCTCGGTCAGCACCGACAGGTTGCGGCCGGGCATCACCGGCAGGGTGATCAGCGGCACGTCCAGGTCCAGCACGTGGCGGGTGCCGGAATCGCCGGTCAGGCGCTCGTAACCATGGGGGGTGGGTTCGGTCATGGGCTTGGTCAGGTGCACGATGAGCCGAAGGTACTTGTTCTTCTTTACCGCCGTGTCACCGAACATCTCGCGCACGTTGAGCACGCCCAGCCCGCGCACCTCCAGCAGGTCCTGCAGCAGCTCGGGGCAGGTGCCGTCGAGCACGTCCGGGGCGATCTGGGTGAACTCGGGCGCATCGTCGGCCACCAGGCGGTGGCCGCGGCTGAGCAGTTCCAGCGCAAGTTCGCTCTTGCCCGAACCGGCTTCGCCGGTGATCAGCACGCCGATGGAGTAGATCTCCATGAATACGCCATGCAGGATCACCCGCGGCGCCAGGGTCCGGGCCAGGTGGTAGGAGAGGTGGTTGAGCAGCTCGTGGCCGCGCTTGGGCGAGATCCACAGCGGGGTCTGCGACTCATCGGCCGCCGCACGCAGGTCTTCCGGGCAGGGCTGGTTGCGGGTGATCACCAGCGCCAGCGGGTGCGATTGCATGATCCGCTCGATGGTTTCCCAGCGCTGGCGCGAATCCAGCGAATCCAGCCAGGACAGCTCTTCGGTGCCCAGGATCTGAACTTTGTTGGGGTAGATGGCGTTGAGGTAGCCGGCCAGCGACGGGCGCCGCGACACGGTGTTGCCGGCCTCCAGCTCGCGCCGCTCGCCCTTCTGCCCGGCCACCCAGCGCAGGCTCAGGCGGTCACGCTGCTGTTCGAACAGTTCACGCGCGGTGATGCTGGTATTCATGCGGCGCTCGCCGGCGGGGGAAATTCGATCACCTGGCGCAGTGCCGCCGCATCGCGCGCTTCGCGCAGCGCCTGGCGGATGGCCGGCTCGGAAAACAGCTCGGCCAGCTCGGACAGCAGCATCAGGTGTTGATGGGTGTAGTGGCTGGGCACGGCGATGGCGAACACCA
This is a stretch of genomic DNA from Stenotrophomonas rhizophila. It encodes these proteins:
- a CDS encoding DNA-3-methyladenine glycosylase I → MSGYCLIAPGHPVHGHYHDHEYGFPQRDERELFERLLLEINQAGLSWETILKKREGFRAAYSQFDVDTVAGYGERDVERLLNDAGIIRNRLKVHAAIHNAQVIQQLRASHGSFAAWLDAHHPRDKAEWVKLFKKTFRFTGGEITGEFLMSLGYLPGAHSPDCPVYKRLQKLKKTG
- the ruvX gene encoding Holliday junction resolvase RuvX — encoded protein: MSEPATIRRDGTVLGFDVGSRRIGVAIGSSFGTHARAIAVVDVHGNGPDWTAVERLIKEWRPDGLVVGDPLTLDGQDQPNRKRAQGFARQLRERFKLPVVLIDERSSSVEAARRFAVERAEGRKRRRDAATLDAVAAAVIIERWLSSPDDATPVS
- a CDS encoding YqgE/AlgH family protein, coding for MSTLPTSLADHLLVALPSLTDPTFARTVSLICQHDENGAMGVLVNQPSEYTLGDVLAQMEIQTDDLVLRDQVVLNGGPVHPERGFVIHDDARAWESSLQVGEGVYLTTSRDILEAMARGEGPRNVLVTLGCAGWTEGQLEGEIADNSWLTVPADAELLFATPLEQRWQGAAARIGVDLFRLTDYSGNV
- a CDS encoding REP-associated tyrosine transposase; its protein translation is MSSHRLRLGRRSIVGQVYVMTTRCAGQSRWFDDPEAAEIVVNQLRQMDRSRCTHTLAWVVMPDHIHWMFELRSHSLAYVARRFKSSSALSLNRLKGRQGKVWQPGFFDHAVRADEALLRHAHYIVGNPIRAGITANIGDYKHAWCRWPL
- a CDS encoding YitT family protein, whose amino-acid sequence is MSLESHGPAPCDDADGHLVTAGPLTPPPDSAGTVADANALRHSVAEDVQGMILATLVASLGLAIFAKGGLMIGGMAGLAFLAHYAFGWNFGLVFVLVNLPFYWVAVRRMGWEFTLKTFAAVTACGVLTDLLPRWADFAHMSSLYSALVGGALAGLGILFYIRHRASLGGIGILAVYLQRTRGWSAGKVQMSFDTLLMGVAFFVLSPDKVMYSAIGAVVLSLVLMFNHRPGRYMGV
- a CDS encoding DUF4153 domain-containing protein, which translates into the protein MNPQPSLSPASRAAIVLIALLQGLMLYAVQEAADHGPFQAFATRLCWYTWVLSVPTAVALTLVDLRDRRLWLHAALASALVLAMAGWIGWNLGGTPDDLRQAPLLLPFSVCVAVAVFVALPWWQFRLQHGHWRATYAALFERAWQNGLTLALALGFTGLTWMLLWLWAALFNLVDIHFFRDLFREKAFIALATGMLFGFGVLIGRTQDRAIQVIRQVLFAVARGLLPLLAFIAVIFVVCLPFTGLEPLWRTRSAATVLLTLVLLLIVFSNAVYQHESELPPYPAWLRRLVEASLLTLPVYAALALYAMGLRISQYGVTLERFWALLAALLVCGYAVGYALAAVRRRGRWLQRIEPVNRWMCWVVLGAAVLANTPVLDPIRISLASQMARLQATAPAIKGEDATDLRFGYGRRGAEVLKELQQDPRFRDDPRASTLIANVLSVDARQVRYGNYSDAIKDLKVLQQQLKLAKSSPAPDSDWWQALLAGTVNVSSCLEMDEVCVALRRDLDGDGVDEMLLCHEPSWGGAVCRLHARDGKDWTDAGKIEFPMPSEYRGDPAYDPLLRGNLTIHPARWPQLSLGDGPRLGIEQPPVEDDTP
- a CDS encoding aspartate carbamoyltransferase catalytic subunit, which encodes MTASQLDSDGRLRHLLTLEGLPRETLLQLLDRAGQIRDAAVGRVGNKRHVLGGSAVCTLFFEPSTRTRSSFQLAAQRLGADVLNFDASTSSTRKGETACDTLKNLEAMGVRGFVVRHPDDGAVAELAAAAGEGTALINAGDGRSAHPTQGLLDMLTLRQAKGGDFSKMKVVIVGDVKHSRVARTDLHALRTLGVGEIRVCGPQSLLPDDDTLKGCIVGQDFDQMLEGVDALMMLRLQRERMEEGLVPSIEQYHAEYGLNAARLKRAGQDAAVLHPGPINRGVEVTDDVADGPQSWVLRQVANGVAVRMAVLETLLG